The following proteins come from a genomic window of Solwaraspora sp. WMMA2065:
- a CDS encoding PhzF family phenazine biosynthesis protein has protein sequence MSSLGYEIVDVFTDRPFTGNPLAVVFGADALAVDQMQAVAREFNLSETVFVLPPGTPDASYRVRIFTPEKELPFAGHPSVGAAVTAGRRGLVRAGTVIQQCGAGLLPVELTEHGYATLRGGEPTLGAPVDPAPLLAAVGLTAQDHTGPAPRRAGCGLEFDYLCVRPDALPRARLDPAAAARGGVGMVSVLTWAAAGSTAGSPAGSTAGSPAGPAPGFPAGEPEQPTAHCRVFCPGAGVTEDPATGSAALGLGVWAVGSGLLPANGQSRYLVRQGVELGRPSTLDCTVTALGGRARSATVAGQVVPVASGQIAVPPFVG, from the coding sequence ATGTCCAGCCTCGGGTACGAGATCGTCGACGTCTTCACCGACCGGCCGTTCACCGGGAATCCGCTCGCCGTGGTGTTCGGTGCCGATGCGCTGGCCGTCGACCAGATGCAGGCGGTCGCGCGGGAGTTCAACCTGTCCGAGACGGTGTTCGTCCTACCGCCCGGCACCCCGGACGCCAGCTACCGGGTGAGGATCTTCACACCGGAGAAAGAACTACCGTTCGCCGGGCATCCGAGCGTCGGCGCGGCGGTCACTGCCGGCCGGCGAGGCCTGGTGAGGGCGGGGACGGTGATCCAGCAGTGCGGTGCCGGGTTGCTGCCGGTCGAGCTGACCGAGCACGGGTACGCCACACTGCGCGGTGGCGAACCGACTCTCGGGGCGCCGGTGGACCCGGCCCCGCTGCTGGCCGCGGTCGGCCTGACCGCGCAGGACCACACCGGTCCGGCGCCCCGCCGCGCCGGCTGCGGTCTGGAGTTCGACTACCTGTGCGTACGTCCCGACGCTCTGCCCCGGGCCAGGCTGGACCCGGCGGCCGCGGCCCGGGGCGGCGTCGGGATGGTCAGCGTGCTGACCTGGGCTGCGGCCGGCTCCACTGCCGGTTCCCCGGCCGGCTCCACTGCCGGTTCCCCGGCCGGACCCGCGCCCGGTTTCCCGGCGGGGGAGCCGGAGCAGCCGACGGCGCACTGCCGGGTCTTCTGCCCGGGAGCCGGGGTGACCGAGGACCCGGCTACCGGGTCCGCCGCGCTCGGCCTCGGCGTCTGGGCGGTGGGCAGCGGTCTGCTGCCGGCCAACGGCCAGTCACGCTATCTCGTCCGGCAGGGGGTCGAGCTCGGCCGTCCTTCGACGTTGGACTGTACGGTGACCGCGCTGGGGGGCCGGGCGCGGAGCGCCACCGTCGCCGGTCAGGTGGTGCCGGTCGCCAGCGGGCAGATCGCCGTACCGCCGTTTGTCGGCTGA
- a CDS encoding DUF4190 domain-containing protein: protein MSQPQQPGNWSDPSWPSHHSPAGYPATGYPPAGYAAPGYPYPPPAPMPMNGRAIAALVLGVLGIVGLCGYLVPGLIGIVGALLGHSARRQIRTAAEQGRPEQGDGMALAGVITGWIAFGLGLAGAVLVTIAIAASISQS, encoded by the coding sequence ATGAGCCAACCCCAGCAGCCGGGCAACTGGAGCGATCCGTCCTGGCCGAGCCACCACTCGCCGGCCGGCTACCCGGCGACCGGCTACCCGCCTGCCGGGTACGCCGCGCCGGGCTACCCGTATCCGCCGCCCGCCCCGATGCCGATGAACGGCCGGGCGATCGCCGCGCTGGTCCTCGGCGTCCTCGGCATCGTCGGGCTGTGCGGCTACCTGGTGCCCGGGTTGATCGGCATCGTCGGCGCGCTGCTCGGGCACTCCGCCCGGCGTCAGATCCGCACCGCGGCCGAGCAGGGTCGTCCGGAGCAGGGCGACGGGATGGCACTGGCCGGGGTGATCACCGGCTGGATCGCCTTCGGTCTCGGGCTGGCCGGGGCGGTTCTCGTCACGATCGCGATCGCAGCCAGCATCAGCCAGAGCTAG
- a CDS encoding Rv2578c family radical SAM protein yields the protein MRWDTLSAPPDQQVPPGAAPAAPPLPLALPEAVQRTFDTPGFAGMTFYEIHARSIINRVRGSGRVPFEWTVNPYRGCGHACTYCFARNTHTYLDLDAGLDFDTKIVVKVNAAALLRRELAAPGWSGGPIAMGTNVDCYQRAEGRYRLMPGIIDALSAAANPFSILTKGTLILRDLPLLRRAAQVTRVSLAMSVGFVDEPLWRAVEPGAPSPSRRLDTVRALTDAGFDVGVLMAPILPGLTDDAESIEATVGAIARAGAVSVTPLPLHLRPGAREWYAAWLGRTRPDLVPRYRALFRSGSYLPQAYQREVVGRVRMAARRHGLSPTGPGAARRIDEADGVTGN from the coding sequence ATGCGTTGGGACACCTTGTCGGCTCCCCCCGACCAGCAGGTCCCTCCGGGGGCAGCGCCGGCGGCTCCACCCCTGCCGCTGGCGCTGCCCGAGGCCGTGCAGCGCACCTTCGACACGCCCGGCTTCGCCGGGATGACCTTCTACGAGATCCACGCCCGGTCGATCATCAACCGGGTACGCGGCTCCGGCCGCGTCCCGTTCGAGTGGACCGTCAACCCGTACCGCGGCTGCGGCCACGCCTGCACATACTGCTTCGCCCGAAACACCCACACCTACCTGGACCTCGACGCCGGCCTCGACTTCGACACGAAGATCGTCGTGAAGGTCAACGCCGCGGCGCTGCTCCGCCGGGAGCTGGCCGCCCCCGGCTGGTCGGGCGGGCCGATCGCGATGGGCACCAACGTCGACTGCTACCAGCGCGCCGAGGGACGCTACCGGCTGATGCCCGGAATCATCGACGCGCTGAGTGCCGCCGCCAATCCGTTCTCGATCCTCACCAAGGGCACGTTGATCCTGCGGGATCTGCCGCTGCTGCGCCGGGCCGCCCAGGTCACCCGGGTCAGCCTGGCCATGTCGGTCGGGTTCGTCGACGAGCCCCTGTGGCGGGCGGTCGAGCCCGGCGCGCCGAGCCCGTCCCGACGACTCGACACGGTCCGCGCGTTGACCGACGCCGGCTTCGACGTCGGGGTGCTGATGGCGCCGATCCTGCCCGGGCTGACCGACGACGCGGAGTCGATCGAGGCCACCGTCGGCGCGATCGCCCGGGCCGGCGCGGTCAGCGTCACCCCGCTGCCGCTGCATCTGCGCCCCGGCGCCCGCGAGTGGTACGCCGCCTGGCTTGGCCGGACCCGCCCCGATCTCGTCCCGCGTTATCGGGCGCTGTTCCGCTCCGGATCCTACCTGCCGCAGGCGTACCAGCGAGAGGTCGTGGGCCGGGTGCGGATGGCCGCCCGCCGGCACGGCCTGTCCCCGACCGGGCCGGGTGCCGCCCGCCGGATCGACGAGGCGGACGGCGTCACCGGGAACTAG
- a CDS encoding sugar phosphate isomerase/epimerase family protein: protein MSDPFAGIEVPAAGVGPVPPRFALNAATTRRWPLPELVAGCVAVGVRGVGLWREETAAYGLRRTAELCRGAGLPVTSLCRGGFFGSDDWYDDNRRAIDEAAELGAPVLVLVSGGQDGRDLDGARARVGDAVGRLVPYALQAGVTLAIEPLHPMFCADRCVVSTLGQALDLAEPYPAEAVGVVVDTYHVWWDDQVWAQIERAGRAGRIACFQLADWITPLPAGVLLGRGLPGSGCIDLGRFATAVDAAGYTGPVEVEVFHELVWQRPGAQVLAATVAGYRSAVGDR from the coding sequence GTGAGTGACCCGTTCGCCGGGATCGAGGTACCGGCGGCCGGTGTCGGGCCGGTGCCGCCCCGGTTCGCGCTCAACGCGGCGACCACCCGACGCTGGCCGCTGCCGGAGCTGGTCGCCGGCTGCGTCGCCGTCGGGGTCCGCGGGGTCGGCCTGTGGCGCGAGGAGACCGCCGCGTACGGACTGCGCCGCACCGCCGAACTGTGCCGGGGTGCCGGTCTGCCGGTCACCTCGCTGTGCCGGGGCGGCTTTTTCGGCTCGGACGACTGGTACGACGACAACCGGCGCGCCATCGACGAGGCCGCCGAACTCGGCGCCCCGGTCCTCGTGCTGGTCTCGGGCGGCCAGGACGGCCGAGATCTGGATGGTGCCCGGGCCCGGGTCGGTGACGCGGTCGGCCGACTGGTTCCGTACGCGTTGCAGGCCGGGGTGACCCTGGCGATCGAGCCGTTGCATCCGATGTTCTGCGCCGACCGGTGCGTGGTGTCGACGCTCGGCCAGGCGCTGGATCTCGCTGAGCCGTACCCGGCGGAGGCGGTCGGCGTGGTGGTCGACACCTACCACGTGTGGTGGGACGACCAGGTGTGGGCGCAGATCGAGCGGGCCGGTCGGGCCGGTCGGATCGCCTGCTTCCAACTCGCCGACTGGATCACCCCGCTGCCGGCGGGGGTCCTGCTGGGACGCGGTCTGCCGGGCTCCGGCTGCATCGACCTCGGCAGGTTCGCCACGGCGGTGGACGCGGCCGGCTACACCGGGCCGGTGGAGGTCGAGGTGTTCCACGAGCTGGTGTGGCAGCGACCGGGAGCCCAGGTGCTGGCGGCCACGGTCGCGGGCTACCGGTCAGCGGTCGGCGACCGGTAG
- a CDS encoding Gfo/Idh/MocA family oxidoreductase, whose amino-acid sequence MARTTIGIILNGVTGRMGYRQHLVRSLLAIRDQGGLLLADGTRLWPEPVLVGRNENKLREVADRHGLTEWTTDLAAAMARPDLQIYFDAQVTAQREKSLRLAIEAGKHIYTEKPTAEDLAGAVDLARLADAAGIKHGVVQDKLFLPGLRKLDRLVKGGFFGRILSVRGEFGYWVFEGDWQSAQRPSWNYRAADGGGITVDMFPHWHYVLEQIFGRVTSVTAQVATHVDRRWDESGEPYDATADDAAYGIFEIDRPGPDGGRIIAQINSSWAVRVYRDELVEFQVDGTEGSAVAGLRDCRVQHRSTTPKPVWNPDLPVTEEFRAQWQTVPDNEEFDNGFKAQWELFLRHVVEDAPYGWDLWAGARGVQLAELGLRSAREGRRIEVPELTGE is encoded by the coding sequence ATGGCCCGCACCACCATCGGGATCATCCTCAACGGTGTCACCGGTCGGATGGGATACCGGCAGCACCTGGTCCGGTCCTTGCTCGCCATCCGGGACCAAGGTGGACTGTTGCTGGCCGACGGCACCCGGCTGTGGCCGGAACCAGTGCTGGTCGGGCGGAACGAGAACAAGCTGCGTGAAGTCGCCGACCGGCACGGCCTCACCGAGTGGACCACCGATCTCGCCGCCGCGATGGCCCGCCCCGACCTGCAGATCTACTTCGACGCGCAGGTCACCGCGCAGCGGGAGAAGTCGCTGCGGCTGGCGATCGAGGCGGGCAAACACATCTACACCGAGAAGCCCACCGCCGAGGATCTGGCCGGTGCGGTCGACCTGGCCCGGCTCGCCGACGCGGCCGGGATCAAGCACGGTGTCGTGCAGGACAAGCTGTTCCTGCCCGGCCTGCGTAAGCTCGATCGGCTGGTCAAGGGCGGCTTCTTCGGCCGGATCCTGTCGGTACGCGGCGAATTCGGCTACTGGGTGTTCGAGGGGGACTGGCAGTCCGCGCAGCGGCCGTCGTGGAACTACCGGGCGGCGGACGGCGGCGGGATCACCGTGGACATGTTCCCGCACTGGCACTACGTGCTGGAGCAGATCTTCGGCCGGGTGACGTCGGTGACCGCGCAGGTGGCCACTCACGTCGACCGCCGCTGGGACGAGTCGGGCGAACCGTACGACGCCACGGCGGACGACGCCGCGTACGGCATCTTCGAGATCGACCGGCCGGGGCCCGACGGTGGCCGGATCATCGCCCAGATCAACTCGTCCTGGGCGGTCCGGGTGTACCGCGACGAACTGGTGGAGTTCCAGGTGGACGGCACCGAGGGCAGTGCGGTCGCCGGGTTGCGCGACTGCCGGGTCCAGCACCGCTCGACCACGCCGAAACCAGTGTGGAACCCGGACCTGCCGGTCACCGAGGAGTTCCGCGCGCAGTGGCAGACGGTGCCCGACAACGAGGAGTTCGACAACGGGTTCAAGGCGCAGTGGGAGCTTTTCCTGCGGCACGTCGTCGAGGACGCCCCGTACGGCTGGGACCTGTGGGCCGGCGCGCGGGGGGTGCAGCTCGCCGAACTGGGCCTGCGGTCGGCACGGGAGGGCCGGCGGATCGAGGTGCCGGAGCTGACCGGTGAGTGA
- a CDS encoding SDR family NAD(P)-dependent oxidoreductase, whose amino-acid sequence MVSDVRAVIGSAGQDAGPPPSPVATLRPGSDQRSAAVASGPERAGTDPDGAAGPAPELGTLRLDGRVALVTGAGSSDGIGFATARRLGELGARVAIVSTTRRIHERAAELGATGFVADLTDEAEVGALADAVSEQLGDVEVLVNNAGLASRASPEVLRPVAQLTFEEWRAEIDRNLTTAFLCSRAFIGGMSERGWGRIVNLAATAGPVNALPTEAGYAAAKAGVVGLTRALAMEMVADGVTVNAVAPGTIYTAASTVTELKQGMGTPIGRPGTPDEVAAAIAFFCSPAASYITGQMLVVDGGNSVREAEYR is encoded by the coding sequence ATGGTTTCTGACGTACGAGCCGTGATCGGCAGCGCTGGACAGGACGCCGGCCCACCCCCGTCCCCGGTCGCCACCCTGCGCCCCGGGTCGGACCAGCGCTCGGCCGCCGTCGCGTCCGGTCCGGAACGGGCCGGGACGGATCCGGACGGTGCGGCCGGGCCGGCACCTGAGCTCGGCACGTTGCGTCTTGACGGCCGGGTCGCACTGGTGACCGGTGCTGGCAGCTCGGACGGGATCGGTTTCGCCACGGCCCGACGGCTCGGCGAGCTCGGCGCCCGGGTGGCGATCGTCTCCACCACCCGGCGGATCCACGAGCGGGCGGCGGAGCTCGGCGCGACCGGGTTCGTCGCGGATCTGACCGACGAGGCCGAGGTCGGCGCGTTGGCGGACGCGGTGTCCGAACAGTTGGGCGACGTGGAGGTACTGGTCAACAACGCAGGGCTGGCCAGTCGGGCAAGCCCGGAGGTGTTGCGGCCGGTGGCCCAGCTCACCTTCGAGGAGTGGCGGGCGGAGATCGACCGTAACCTCACCACCGCGTTCCTGTGCAGCCGGGCCTTCATCGGTGGGATGTCGGAGCGTGGCTGGGGTCGGATCGTCAACCTGGCAGCCACCGCCGGGCCGGTCAACGCGCTGCCCACCGAGGCGGGGTACGCGGCTGCGAAGGCCGGCGTGGTCGGGCTCACCCGGGCGCTGGCGATGGAGATGGTCGCCGACGGCGTGACCGTCAACGCGGTCGCACCGGGCACGATCTACACGGCCGCGTCGACGGTCACCGAGCTCAAGCAGGGCATGGGTACGCCGATCGGCCGTCCCGGCACCCCGGACGAGGTGGCCGCGGCCATCGCCTTCTTCTGCTCGCCGGCCGCCTCCTACATCACCGGCCAGATGCTCGTCGTCGACGGTGGCAACAGCGTCCGGGAGGCCGAGTACCGCTGA
- a CDS encoding CoA-binding protein: MRTPQQILADARTIAVVGASRDPAKSAHSVPAQLIRYGWRVIPVNPHVAEIFGQPTYPSLAELDVPVDLVNVFRPVPEAVEVVRAAVRIGAPAVWLQSGIASPVARDIAAAAGIDYVEDRCTAVERALGGLTRTG, translated from the coding sequence GTGAGGACTCCGCAACAGATCCTGGCCGACGCGCGGACCATCGCCGTCGTCGGCGCGTCACGTGACCCGGCGAAGTCGGCGCACAGCGTGCCGGCGCAGCTCATCCGCTACGGCTGGCGGGTCATTCCGGTCAACCCGCACGTCGCCGAGATCTTCGGTCAGCCGACCTACCCGAGCCTCGCCGAGCTCGACGTACCGGTCGATCTGGTCAACGTCTTCCGGCCGGTACCGGAGGCCGTCGAGGTGGTACGTGCCGCGGTGCGGATCGGCGCCCCCGCCGTGTGGCTGCAGAGCGGGATCGCCTCGCCGGTCGCCCGCGACATCGCCGCCGCGGCCGGTATCGACTACGTCGAGGACCGGTGCACGGCCGTCGAACGAGCCCTCGGTGGCCTCACCCGGACCGGCTGA
- a CDS encoding DMT family transporter has translation MSSGAHPSGPGGRGELLATGATAIAVLAVSTSAPLIAFAAAPALAVAFWRNVLATGAVAPFVLARRRPELRLLAQPGGRSQAGWSALAGVALAAHFGTWMPSAQLTSVATATALVATQPVWQGLIALAQGRRLPLVTWGGIGLAVLGAVLATGADVGFDAQAVLGDLLALAGAVFAACYTALGEQARQTISTTTYTTICYGVCAGVLLVVCLAGGIQLTGFPGSAWLAVLGLVVGAQLLGHSMFSYALHKIPATTVSVLILLEVPGAALIAWLWLGQVPRTATLPGLGLLLVGVAVVVLGGTRSRTSPPPLPPEAGPPA, from the coding sequence GTGTCCTCCGGTGCCCACCCCTCCGGTCCGGGCGGCCGGGGTGAACTGCTCGCCACCGGTGCCACCGCGATCGCCGTACTCGCCGTGTCCACCTCGGCGCCGCTGATCGCGTTCGCCGCCGCGCCCGCCCTCGCCGTCGCCTTCTGGCGCAACGTGCTGGCCACCGGTGCGGTCGCGCCCTTCGTACTGGCCCGGCGTCGGCCTGAGCTGCGGCTGCTGGCCCAACCGGGCGGCCGTAGCCAGGCCGGCTGGAGTGCGCTGGCCGGTGTCGCGCTCGCCGCGCATTTCGGCACCTGGATGCCGAGTGCACAGCTCACCTCGGTGGCGACCGCCACCGCGCTGGTCGCCACCCAGCCGGTCTGGCAGGGCCTGATCGCCCTGGCTCAGGGCCGGCGACTGCCGCTGGTCACCTGGGGCGGGATCGGTCTCGCGGTGCTCGGCGCGGTGCTCGCCACCGGCGCCGATGTCGGATTCGACGCGCAGGCTGTCCTCGGTGACCTGCTGGCCCTGGCCGGGGCGGTCTTCGCCGCCTGCTACACCGCGCTCGGCGAGCAGGCCCGGCAGACGATCAGTACCACCACGTACACCACGATCTGCTACGGCGTCTGCGCGGGCGTGCTGCTCGTCGTCTGCCTGGCCGGCGGGATCCAACTGACCGGATTCCCGGGCTCGGCCTGGTTGGCGGTCCTCGGCCTGGTGGTCGGTGCCCAGCTGCTCGGCCATTCGATGTTCAGCTACGCCCTGCACAAGATCCCCGCGACCACCGTCAGTGTGCTCATCCTGCTGGAGGTGCCCGGTGCCGCGCTGATTGCCTGGCTGTGGTTGGGCCAGGTGCCCCGTACCGCCACGTTGCCCGGGCTCGGGTTGCTGCTGGTCGGTGTCGCGGTGGTCGTACTCGGCGGGACCCGCAGCCGCACGTCGCCGCCGCCGCTGCCGCCGGAGGCCGGTCCACCGGCCTGA
- a CDS encoding DUF4190 domain-containing protein, producing MKEPDVGGQIRPPAPQSPSAGAGPAPADGQPPRGELPPPGQYPPPGNPAGGYPYGGYPYGYVAPQPTNSMALASFIVSLVSLFSCPLLGGIAVYLGRRGRDEIHRTGQQGDGLAQAGVIIGWCGVGFGVLIALFTVVYFGFIITMLNTTAGV from the coding sequence GTGAAGGAGCCAGACGTCGGCGGCCAGATCCGCCCGCCAGCACCGCAGTCCCCGTCGGCCGGCGCCGGGCCGGCACCGGCCGACGGACAACCGCCACGCGGCGAGCTACCGCCGCCGGGCCAGTACCCGCCACCGGGCAATCCGGCCGGCGGGTACCCGTACGGCGGGTACCCGTACGGCTACGTCGCGCCGCAACCGACGAACAGCATGGCACTCGCGTCGTTCATCGTGTCGCTGGTCAGCCTGTTCAGCTGCCCGCTGCTCGGTGGGATCGCGGTCTACCTCGGGCGCCGGGGCCGCGACGAGATTCACCGGACCGGCCAGCAGGGCGACGGGCTCGCCCAGGCCGGCGTGATCATCGGCTGGTGCGGGGTCGGCTTCGGGGTGCTGATTGCACTGTTCACGGTGGTCTACTTCGGATTCATCATCACCATGCTCAACACCACGGCCGGCGTCTGA
- the trxA gene encoding thioredoxin, translated as MATAELTAENFDEVTSGDGIVLVDFWASWCKPCVRFAPVYERSSEKHTDITFGKVDTEAQQALAAKFDIRSIPTIMAIRDGVVVFAQPGALPESALESLIEQVRALDMDDVRKQLASHNH; from the coding sequence ATGGCAACCGCTGAGCTAACCGCCGAGAACTTCGACGAGGTAACCTCCGGCGACGGCATCGTCCTGGTTGATTTCTGGGCGAGTTGGTGCAAACCCTGCGTGCGGTTCGCGCCCGTCTACGAGCGCTCGTCCGAGAAGCACACCGACATCACCTTCGGCAAGGTGGACACCGAGGCGCAGCAGGCGCTCGCCGCCAAGTTCGACATCCGGTCAATCCCGACGATCATGGCCATCCGCGACGGCGTCGTCGTCTTCGCGCAGCCCGGCGCGCTCCCGGAGTCCGCATTGGAGTCGCTGATCGAGCAGGTCAGGGCGCTCGACATGGACGACGTTCGCAAGCAGCTGGCATCGCACAACCACTGA
- a CDS encoding CBS domain-containing protein, with protein sequence MTTATRVYVARLAGLAVFDPNGDQVGRVRDAVVRLRTTNRPPQVVGLVAEMPMRRRIFLPMGRVTAIDPESVLLSTGTLNLRRFEKRPNELLVLEDLLDRRVRFDPEDQPGSVVDVAMEANRVGEWSLTRVAVREITGRLTRRGHLHQLDWHRVRGLIGLPDTQGTAGLLAVLDQMRAADLANALQDLPDSRRQEIAAALDDERLADVLEELPEHDQVSILTALDRERAADVLEEMDPDDAADLLAELPPPEQDVLLDLMEPDEADSVRQLLQYQAGTAGSVMTSEPVILTPDATVAEALARIREPQLPPAIAAQVFVARAPMATPTGKYLGVVHFQRLLREPPAELLGGVVDSGIDPLQPETPLLEITRRMATYDLVAMPVVDPANRLVGAVTVDDVLDHSLPPDWRDRDTPLEGGDGHG encoded by the coding sequence GTGACTACGGCGACCAGGGTGTACGTCGCCCGGCTTGCCGGGCTCGCCGTTTTCGACCCCAACGGCGACCAGGTCGGGCGGGTCCGGGACGCGGTGGTACGGCTGCGGACCACCAACCGGCCACCTCAGGTGGTCGGACTGGTGGCGGAGATGCCGATGCGTCGGCGGATCTTCCTGCCGATGGGCCGGGTCACCGCGATCGACCCGGAGTCGGTGCTGCTCAGCACCGGCACCCTCAACCTGCGGCGGTTCGAGAAGCGGCCGAACGAGTTGCTGGTGCTGGAAGACCTGCTGGACCGGCGGGTCCGCTTCGACCCGGAGGATCAGCCCGGCTCGGTGGTGGACGTCGCGATGGAGGCGAACCGGGTCGGCGAGTGGTCGTTGACCCGGGTCGCGGTCCGGGAGATCACCGGGCGGTTGACCCGACGCGGTCACCTGCACCAGCTCGACTGGCACCGGGTGCGCGGGCTGATCGGGCTACCGGACACCCAGGGCACGGCCGGGCTGCTTGCCGTACTCGACCAGATGCGCGCGGCGGACCTGGCGAACGCCCTGCAGGATCTGCCGGACAGTCGGCGGCAGGAGATCGCCGCGGCGCTGGACGACGAACGGCTCGCCGACGTGCTGGAGGAGCTGCCCGAACACGACCAGGTGTCGATCCTGACCGCCCTGGACCGGGAACGCGCCGCGGACGTACTGGAGGAGATGGATCCGGATGACGCGGCCGACCTGTTGGCCGAGTTGCCGCCGCCGGAGCAGGACGTGCTGCTGGACCTGATGGAGCCGGACGAAGCGGACTCGGTACGCCAGTTGCTGCAGTACCAGGCGGGCACCGCCGGTAGCGTGATGACCTCCGAGCCGGTCATCCTGACCCCGGACGCCACGGTTGCCGAGGCGCTGGCCCGGATTCGGGAGCCGCAGCTGCCGCCGGCGATCGCCGCCCAGGTCTTCGTGGCGCGGGCGCCGATGGCCACCCCGACCGGTAAGTACCTGGGTGTGGTGCACTTCCAGCGGCTGCTGCGGGAGCCGCCGGCGGAGCTGCTGGGTGGAGTCGTGGACAGCGGCATCGACCCGTTGCAGCCGGAAACCCCGCTGTTGGAGATCACCCGCCGGATGGCCACCTACGACCTGGTCGCGATGCCGGTGGTCGATCCGGCGAACCGGCTGGTCGGCGCGGTGACCGTGGACGACGTGCTGGACCACTCGCTGCCGCCGGACTGGCGGGACCGGGACACACCGCTGGAGGGTGGGGACGGGCATGGCTGA
- a CDS encoding DUF1003 domain-containing protein yields the protein MADLRRSTGRLDQPREPGRISLPRYDPEAFGQWAEAIARFMGTARFLVYMTVAVVSWIAWNTLAPVSLRFDPYTFTFLTLLLSVQASYAAPLILLAQNRQADRDRLSLDEDRRRAAMQKADTEYLAREIASLRVAVSEVATRDFLRSELSRLAEELDEQAYRRHRLERRPVEGPQPPESRPNQPDARPDQPGGTAATGQ from the coding sequence ATGGCTGACCTGCGCCGGAGCACCGGCCGGCTGGACCAGCCTCGCGAACCGGGACGGATCTCGCTGCCCCGCTACGACCCGGAGGCGTTCGGGCAGTGGGCCGAGGCGATCGCCCGGTTCATGGGTACCGCACGGTTCCTCGTCTACATGACCGTGGCGGTGGTCAGCTGGATCGCGTGGAACACCCTCGCCCCGGTGAGTCTGCGCTTCGACCCGTACACCTTTACGTTCCTGACCCTGTTGCTGTCGGTGCAGGCGTCGTACGCGGCGCCGCTGATCCTGCTCGCGCAGAACCGGCAGGCGGACCGGGACCGGCTCTCCCTGGATGAGGACCGGCGGCGGGCGGCGATGCAGAAGGCGGACACCGAGTACCTGGCCCGCGAGATCGCGTCGCTGCGGGTGGCGGTCAGTGAGGTGGCCACCCGGGACTTCCTGCGGTCGGAGCTGAGCCGGCTGGCCGAGGAGCTCGACGAGCAGGCCTACCGCCGGCACCGGCTGGAGCGCCGCCCGGTGGAAGGACCTCAGCCGCCGGAGAGCCGACCGAACCAGCCGGACGCCCGACCGGACCAGCCGGGCGGGACCGCGGCCACCGGACAGTGA
- a CDS encoding LacI family DNA-binding transcriptional regulator: MATLADVAKRAGVSPATASRIINGSSKPVTEALRERVLAAVEELQYVPNAHAQSLARSHRSAIGVIVHDVSDPYFAEITRGLQRVATEHGRLVIICNSYRDPDKELQYVELLRAHQVAAIVLAGSGYHDEAFTATLAGKLRVYERTGGRVAVIGRHEHAGDAVVPDNEMGGYLLGAELHSLGHTNFGVVAGPKALTTTTDRLAGLRRAAREHGQKLPARRVAYADFDRASGAAAAASLLDAEPGLTAIAALNDSMAIGVLALLRSRGIVVPGQFSVVGFDDMPVARDVTPALTTVRLPLAEMGARAMTLALQSSGGARPPLIEEIGAELVRRDSAGPPRTGGS, from the coding sequence GTGGCCACACTGGCCGATGTCGCGAAGCGCGCCGGCGTGTCCCCGGCCACCGCCTCGCGGATCATCAACGGCAGCAGCAAACCGGTCACCGAAGCCCTGCGCGAGCGGGTACTGGCTGCGGTCGAGGAGCTGCAGTACGTCCCGAACGCCCACGCGCAGTCACTGGCCCGGTCGCACCGCAGCGCAATCGGCGTCATCGTGCACGACGTGTCCGACCCGTACTTCGCGGAGATCACCCGCGGCCTGCAACGGGTGGCGACCGAACACGGCCGGCTGGTGATCATCTGCAACAGCTACCGGGACCCGGACAAGGAACTGCAGTACGTCGAGCTGCTCCGCGCCCACCAGGTGGCGGCGATCGTCCTCGCCGGATCCGGCTACCACGACGAAGCGTTCACCGCGACGCTCGCCGGCAAGCTGCGGGTGTACGAGCGCACCGGCGGGCGGGTGGCGGTGATCGGCCGGCACGAGCATGCCGGCGACGCAGTGGTGCCGGACAACGAGATGGGCGGCTACCTGCTCGGCGCCGAGCTCCACTCCCTCGGGCACACCAACTTCGGGGTCGTCGCCGGGCCGAAGGCGCTGACCACCACCACCGACCGGCTCGCCGGGCTGCGTCGGGCCGCCCGCGAACACGGTCAGAAGCTGCCGGCCCGGCGGGTGGCGTACGCCGACTTCGACCGGGCCAGTGGCGCCGCCGCGGCGGCCAGCCTGCTGGATGCCGAGCCCGGACTGACCGCGATCGCGGCACTGAACGACTCGATGGCGATCGGCGTACTGGCGCTGCTGCGCTCCCGCGGCATCGTCGTGCCCGGCCAGTTCAGCGTGGTCGGCTTCGACGACATGCCGGTCGCCCGGGATGTCACCCCGGCGCTGACCACCGTACGGCTGCCGCTGGCCGAAATGGGCGCCCGGGCGATGACGCTGGCGCTGCAGTCGTCCGGCGGGGCACGCCCACCGCTCATCGAGGAGATCGGCGCCGAGCTCGTCCGCCGGGACAGCGCCGGGCCGCCCCGGACCGGTGGGAGCTGA